In one window of Maribacter dokdonensis DSW-8 DNA:
- the atpA gene encoding F0F1 ATP synthase subunit alpha: MAGVKAAEVSAILKKQLSGFDATATLDEVGTVLQVGDGIARVFGLANAQYGELVEFEGGLEGIVLNLEEDNVGVVLLGPSKSVGEGDTVKRTQRIASVKVGEGIVGRVVDTLGNPIDGKGPIAGDTYEMPLERKAPGVIYREPVTEPMQSGIKAIDAMIPVGRGQRELVIGDRQTGKTTVCIDTILNQKEFYDAGEPVYCIYVAIGQKASTVAGIAQVLEDKGAMAYTTIVAANASDPAPMQVYAPFTGASIGEYFRDTGRPALIIYDDLSKQAVAYREVSLLLRRPPGREAYPGDVFYLHSRLLERAAKVINDDDIAKEMNDLPEVLKPMVKGGGSLTALPIIETQAGDVSAYIPTNVISITDGQIFLEQDLFNQGVRPAINVGISVSRVGGNAQIKSMKKVAGTLKLDQAQFRELEAFAKFGSDLDAATLNVIEKGRRNVEILKQAQNDPFTVEDQVAIIYAGSKNLLRDVPVEKVKEFERDYLEFLNAKHRDVLDTLKSGKLTDEVTDTLTSVCKELSAKYKN, translated from the coding sequence ATGGCAGGAGTAAAAGCCGCTGAAGTATCAGCAATTTTAAAGAAACAATTATCAGGATTCGATGCTACCGCTACTTTAGACGAAGTAGGTACTGTATTACAGGTTGGTGATGGTATCGCTAGAGTTTTCGGACTAGCTAATGCTCAATATGGAGAATTGGTTGAATTCGAAGGCGGTCTTGAAGGTATCGTTTTGAACCTTGAAGAAGATAACGTTGGTGTGGTTCTTTTAGGACCTTCTAAATCTGTTGGTGAAGGAGATACGGTTAAGCGTACACAACGTATTGCTTCTGTAAAAGTTGGTGAAGGTATTGTTGGTCGTGTTGTGGATACCTTAGGTAACCCGATCGATGGTAAAGGACCTATTGCCGGTGATACTTATGAGATGCCACTTGAGCGTAAAGCTCCAGGTGTAATCTACAGAGAGCCTGTAACAGAGCCAATGCAATCTGGTATTAAGGCAATTGATGCGATGATCCCAGTTGGTAGAGGGCAGAGAGAGCTTGTTATTGGTGACCGTCAAACTGGTAAGACTACGGTTTGTATTGATACCATTCTAAACCAAAAAGAATTTTATGATGCTGGTGAGCCTGTTTACTGTATCTATGTTGCCATAGGTCAGAAAGCATCTACCGTTGCCGGTATTGCTCAAGTATTGGAAGATAAAGGTGCAATGGCATATACTACCATTGTAGCTGCTAATGCATCTGATCCTGCGCCAATGCAAGTATATGCACCGTTTACCGGAGCATCTATTGGTGAGTATTTCCGTGATACAGGTCGTCCTGCATTAATTATATATGATGATTTATCAAAACAAGCGGTTGCTTACCGTGAGGTGTCTCTTTTGTTAAGAAGACCACCAGGACGTGAGGCTTACCCAGGTGACGTTTTCTACCTACACTCTAGATTATTGGAGCGTGCTGCAAAAGTTATCAATGATGATGATATTGCAAAAGAAATGAACGATTTGCCAGAGGTGTTAAAACCAATGGTAAAAGGTGGTGGTTCTTTAACGGCTTTGCCAATTATTGAAACTCAAGCAGGTGATGTTTCTGCATATATCCCAACGAACGTAATTTCTATTACTGACGGACAGATATTCTTAGAGCAAGATTTATTCAACCAAGGTGTTAGACCAGCAATTAACGTAGGTATCTCTGTATCTCGTGTTGGTGGTAACGCTCAGATTAAATCAATGAAGAAAGTTGCCGGTACATTGAAACTGGATCAAGCACAGTTCCGTGAATTGGAAGCCTTTGCTAAATTTGGTTCAGATTTAGATGCTGCGACATTGAACGTAATTGAAAAAGGACGTAGAAACGTTGAAATATTAAAACAAGCTCAGAATGATCCATTTACGGTAGAAGATCAGGTAGCTATAATCTATGCAGGTTCTAAAAACTTGTTAAGAGATGTTCCTGTTGAGAAAGTAAAAGAATTCGAACGTGATTATTTGGAGTTTTTGAACGCTAAGCACAGAGATGTTCTAGATACCTTGAAGTCTGGTAAGCTTACAGATGAAGTAACAGATACCTTGACTTCTGTTTGTAAAGAGCTTTCTGCGAAATATAAGAACTAA
- a CDS encoding DUF6168 family protein: MLKNIILYIVVFTVVGATSFFLQDQLLSNAEPYFIPLLKKAYTFHYVFSLVLVIVFFIAAKNNSFFQQLGFLYMAALVFKITLFAMIFYPYLLGERIMPQLYRGMLLIPILIFLFLEVFFIAKIMGNKSL, translated from the coding sequence TTGCTAAAAAATATCATTTTATATATAGTCGTGTTCACTGTTGTGGGCGCGACTTCTTTTTTTTTACAAGATCAGCTTTTAAGCAATGCTGAACCTTATTTTATTCCATTATTGAAAAAAGCCTATACATTTCATTATGTGTTTTCACTCGTATTGGTGATTGTCTTTTTCATTGCGGCTAAAAACAATTCATTTTTTCAGCAATTAGGGTTTCTATACATGGCGGCACTTGTATTTAAGATTACGTTGTTTGCTATGATCTTTTACCCATACTTACTTGGAGAACGTATTATGCCTCAGTTATATAGAGGAATGCTGTTGATTCCGATTTTAATTTTTCTATTTCTAGAGGTGTTTTTTATTGCCAAAATAATGGGGAATAAAAGTCTGTAA
- a CDS encoding AtpZ/AtpI family protein: MEPQKPRKDNDNSELLRNAASLSGVAIQMGVTIFLGNLLGEWLDEKYEKTFLEDTFTLLAVFLSIYLVIKKVMALNK; encoded by the coding sequence ATGGAGCCGCAAAAGCCTCGTAAAGACAATGATAATTCTGAGCTTTTAAGAAACGCCGCAAGCTTATCTGGTGTTGCCATACAAATGGGTGTCACTATATTTTTGGGCAATCTTTTAGGAGAATGGTTAGATGAAAAATATGAAAAAACGTTTTTAGAAGATACATTTACTTTACTTGCAGTATTTTTGTCTATCTATTTGGTCATAAAAAAGGTTATGGCATTAAATAAATAA
- a CDS encoding F0F1 ATP synthase subunit B, translating to MEVLLNDFSPGLFIVQTILLLGLIFLMVKFAWKPILNSLNERETGIQEALAAAEKAKADMQNLQADNDRMLQEARAERESMLKEAREIKEKMIADSKEQAKAEGDKMLKQAQAAIESEKKAAVADIKSQVAELSVAIAEKVIKEELSSNDKQLKLVDTMLSDIKLN from the coding sequence ATGGAAGTTTTATTGAATGATTTTTCACCAGGATTGTTTATCGTACAAACAATTCTATTATTAGGTTTAATTTTCTTAATGGTAAAATTTGCTTGGAAACCTATCTTGAACTCTTTGAACGAAAGGGAGACAGGTATTCAAGAAGCATTGGCCGCAGCTGAAAAAGCAAAAGCGGATATGCAAAACTTACAAGCGGATAATGATAGAATGTTGCAAGAGGCACGTGCTGAACGTGAATCTATGTTGAAAGAAGCTCGTGAGATCAAAGAAAAAATGATAGCTGATTCTAAAGAGCAGGCAAAAGCTGAAGGCGACAAAATGTTGAAACAAGCGCAAGCTGCTATAGAAAGTGAGAAAAAAGCTGCTGTTGCCGATATTAAAAGTCAAGTTGCAGAATTGTCTGTAGCAATAGCTGAGAAAGTTATAAAAGAGGAGTTATCTAGCAATGACAAGCAATTGAAGTTGGTAGATACCATGTTGAGCGATATAAAACTTAACTAA
- the atpG gene encoding ATP synthase F1 subunit gamma: MANLKEIRNRISSVSSTMQITSAMKMVSAAKLKKAQDAITAMRPYADKLTELLQNLSASLEGDSGSVYADNRTVNKVLVVSVTSNRGLCGAFNTNILKQSVNLVENVYAGKEVDFVAVGKKANDYLGKRYNVIANHSGVFDDLTFDNVAAIAENLMELFTAGAYDRIDIVYNKFKNAATQIVMTEQFLPIVPLEVEETASADYTFEPSKVEIIEQLIPKSLKTQLYKGIRDSFASEHGARMTAMHKATDNATELRDQLKLTYNKARQAAITNEILEIVGGAEALNN, encoded by the coding sequence ATGGCAAATTTAAAGGAAATACGAAATAGGATTTCATCGGTTTCTTCAACGATGCAGATTACCAGTGCCATGAAAATGGTTTCTGCTGCAAAATTGAAAAAGGCGCAAGATGCCATTACGGCAATGAGACCTTATGCCGATAAACTGACCGAATTACTACAAAACCTAAGTGCTAGTTTAGAAGGTGATTCTGGTAGTGTTTATGCCGATAATCGTACGGTGAATAAAGTTTTGGTCGTATCGGTTACTTCTAACAGAGGTCTATGTGGGGCGTTTAATACCAACATCTTAAAGCAATCTGTTAACCTTGTTGAAAATGTTTATGCAGGTAAAGAAGTTGATTTTGTTGCGGTAGGCAAAAAAGCTAATGATTATTTAGGTAAACGCTATAATGTTATTGCTAACCATAGTGGTGTATTTGATGATCTAACCTTTGATAATGTTGCAGCAATAGCAGAGAACTTAATGGAATTGTTCACGGCTGGCGCATATGACCGTATTGATATTGTGTACAACAAATTCAAAAATGCGGCTACCCAAATTGTTATGACCGAGCAGTTTTTGCCAATTGTACCATTAGAGGTAGAAGAAACGGCAAGTGCAGATTATACTTTTGAGCCTTCTAAGGTTGAAATTATAGAGCAATTGATTCCTAAATCCTTAAAAACACAATTGTATAAAGGTATTAGAGATTCTTTTGCTAGTGAACATGGTGCTCGTATGACTGCAATGCACAAGGCTACAGATAATGCAACTGAGCTACGTGACCAATTGAAATTGACATATAACAAAGCAAGGCAAGCAGCAATTACTAATGAAATTTTAGAAATCGTTGGTGGTGCAGAGGCATTGAACAATTAA
- the atpE gene encoding ATP synthase F0 subunit C has product MVTYNLIGAGLIVIGAGLGLGQIGGKAMEGIARQPEAAGKIQTAMIIVAALLEGLAFGALFLGK; this is encoded by the coding sequence ATGGTAACTTACAATTTAATTGGAGCAGGTTTAATCGTTATCGGAGCAGGTTTAGGTCTTGGTCAAATCGGTGGTAAAGCAATGGAAGGTATTGCTCGTCAGCCAGAAGCGGCAGGAAAAATTCAAACTGCGATGATTATCGTAGCTGCACTTTTAGAAGGTTTAGCATTCGGTGCTTTGTTCTTAGGAAAATAA
- the porW gene encoding type IX secretion system periplasmic lipoprotein PorW/SprE has product MLFNACSVKKDKFVNRNWHALNTKYNTLYNGNIAFEQGRETLNDTYQDDYFEVLPIERLEVSGEIKLDSEDNNPNFLIAEEKATKAIQKHSMDIKDEERNPQIDEAFLLLGKARYFDERYIPALESFNYILNKYSESDKLNEASIWREKVNIRLENDDLAIKNLKRLMKYERLKDQEYADARAMLAQAYINLNAPDTAVQNLKIASHYTKKNPEKGRYYYIIGQLYNQLGYKDSANYAFDKVIELNRKSPRIYMINAKIEKLKNTQVTGENKEEILEYLTKMELNRENRPYLDGIYRQLAEFHLEQESDSLAILYFNKSLRASQNKPKLNALNYENLAEYNFDESIYKPAGAYYDSVLTNLNENTKKFRAIKKKRDNLEDVIKYEDIVHYADSVITVYQMPKDEQLAYFGKHIEELQKAKEAAQKKEKERITDGFAAFNNSKGGKENKGKFYFYNITSLGYGQNDFKNRWGNRELTDDWRWSDKSLINSENIALQNAPGANDSISVVSEDEKFSLDYYMDRLPTDVAIIDSLKTERNFANYQLGLIYKEKFNENLLAAEKLENVLASNAEERLILPSKYNLYKIYEEVDSPLKETMKADIIANHSNSRYAEILLNPQAVLADSSDSPEKRYENLFKQYQEQHFLQVITGAEENINRFTGDPIVPKFEMLKANAIGRLQGFELFKEALNYVALTYPNNPEGKKAEQMIAEQLPKLEQKEFSPETDSKGTSNWKVVFPFKRSNNEKALKLMELLEKSITDLKYKNKISKDIYNLEDQFVVVHGFKSKDYALGYAELLKNNKDYRVADENFVVLSENYKIIQVHKNIIDYRNTLLTPKP; this is encoded by the coding sequence ATGCTTTTTAATGCATGTTCCGTTAAGAAAGACAAGTTCGTAAACCGAAATTGGCACGCGCTCAATACCAAGTATAACACCTTGTATAATGGTAACATTGCTTTTGAACAAGGGCGAGAAACGTTGAACGATACTTATCAAGATGATTACTTTGAAGTGTTGCCCATAGAACGTTTAGAAGTTAGCGGCGAAATAAAATTAGATTCAGAAGACAACAATCCTAATTTTCTTATTGCAGAGGAAAAAGCTACAAAGGCTATTCAAAAGCATAGTATGGATATTAAGGATGAAGAACGCAACCCTCAAATAGATGAGGCTTTTCTATTGTTAGGTAAAGCCCGTTATTTTGATGAACGCTACATTCCTGCATTGGAATCCTTCAATTACATTCTTAATAAATATTCGGAAAGTGATAAGCTTAATGAAGCAAGTATTTGGAGAGAGAAGGTAAATATTAGATTAGAAAATGACGATTTAGCGATAAAAAATTTAAAGCGCTTAATGAAATATGAGCGTTTAAAAGATCAAGAGTATGCAGATGCAAGGGCTATGTTGGCTCAAGCTTATATAAATCTTAATGCTCCGGATACTGCGGTTCAAAACCTAAAAATTGCATCGCATTACACAAAAAAAAATCCTGAAAAAGGAAGGTACTATTATATTATTGGTCAGTTGTACAATCAATTGGGTTATAAGGACAGTGCCAATTATGCTTTTGATAAGGTGATTGAGTTGAATAGAAAGTCCCCTAGGATTTATATGATCAACGCCAAAATCGAAAAATTAAAGAATACCCAAGTCACTGGTGAGAATAAAGAAGAAATCTTGGAATATTTAACCAAGATGGAGCTAAATAGGGAGAACAGACCTTACTTAGATGGTATTTATAGACAATTGGCAGAGTTTCACTTAGAACAAGAATCCGATAGTTTGGCAATATTGTATTTCAACAAATCGCTCAGGGCATCGCAGAACAAGCCAAAATTGAATGCGCTCAACTATGAGAATTTAGCAGAATATAATTTTGATGAAAGCATTTATAAGCCCGCAGGTGCCTATTATGATAGTGTATTGACCAACCTTAACGAGAATACCAAGAAATTTAGGGCAATCAAGAAAAAAAGAGATAACCTTGAAGACGTTATTAAGTATGAGGATATTGTGCATTATGCAGATAGTGTAATTACGGTTTACCAAATGCCAAAAGATGAGCAATTGGCATATTTTGGTAAACATATTGAAGAGCTACAAAAAGCTAAGGAAGCTGCGCAGAAAAAAGAGAAGGAAAGAATTACAGATGGTTTTGCTGCTTTTAACAACAGCAAGGGCGGTAAAGAGAATAAAGGCAAATTCTATTTCTATAACATTACTAGTTTGGGCTATGGTCAAAACGACTTTAAAAACCGTTGGGGCAATAGAGAATTGACAGATGATTGGCGATGGTCAGACAAGTCGCTTATTAATAGTGAGAATATTGCATTACAGAATGCTCCGGGAGCAAATGATAGTATTAGTGTAGTTAGTGAAGATGAGAAATTCTCGTTAGACTATTACATGGATCGTTTACCTACAGATGTTGCTATTATAGATAGCTTAAAGACAGAACGTAATTTTGCCAACTATCAATTAGGGCTTATCTATAAGGAAAAGTTCAATGAAAATCTTTTAGCGGCAGAGAAATTGGAAAACGTTCTAGCCTCAAATGCCGAAGAGCGTTTGATCTTACCTTCTAAATATAACCTGTACAAGATATATGAAGAAGTAGATAGTCCGTTGAAAGAGACTATGAAAGCAGATATTATTGCCAACCACTCAAATTCTAGGTACGCGGAAATATTGTTAAACCCACAAGCGGTTCTGGCAGACAGTTCAGATAGTCCAGAGAAACGCTATGAGAATTTGTTCAAACAATATCAAGAACAACACTTTTTGCAGGTAATTACAGGTGCGGAGGAAAACATCAATAGATTTACAGGTGACCCTATTGTTCCAAAGTTTGAAATGTTGAAAGCAAATGCCATTGGTAGGCTGCAAGGTTTTGAGCTTTTTAAAGAAGCGTTGAACTATGTGGCTTTGACGTATCCTAATAATCCAGAAGGTAAAAAAGCCGAGCAAATGATAGCAGAGCAACTTCCTAAACTGGAGCAAAAAGAATTTTCACCGGAAACAGACTCCAAGGGAACCTCTAACTGGAAAGTTGTTTTTCCTTTTAAGAGAAGTAATAATGAAAAGGCGCTTAAGCTGATGGAACTGTTAGAGAAATCAATTACCGATCTTAAATACAAGAACAAGATTTCTAAAGATATTTATAACCTAGAAGATCAATTTGTAGTAGTTCATGGGTTTAAGTCAAAAGATTATGCACTTGGCTATGCAGAGCTATTAAAAAATAATAAGGATTACCGAGTTGCTGATGAGAATTTTGTAGTTTTATCAGAGAACTATAAGATTATACAAGTACACAAAAATATAATCGATTATAGAAATACGCTTTTAACCCCAAAACCGTGA
- the atpB gene encoding F0F1 ATP synthase subunit A, which translates to MMQVSNTIKTLLQLLILCFSLQSFAVSDTAPEGAVSGKEQVDEYILHHLKDSHDFHLFSYTNDAGERKHVGFPLPVILWSSNGLVTFMSSEFHHDDNGHVIVEKNGSKFVKLHSKIYELEAGASSVNFDEEHHATNAHKVLDFSITKSVVGILLVGLLLLFAFSSLAKQYTKKSVPTGFGRVLEPLVLYVRDEIARPNIGEKHYRRFTGYLLTVFFFIWVLNLLGLTPFGFNVTGQIAVTACLAIFTLIIYTVSGNKDYWMHILWMPGVPVFVKPILAIIELAGAFIIKPFSLLVRLFANISAGHIVVMSLIAIMFTLKESLGVAGATGLSLVLSFFITLIEVLVAFLQAYIFTALSALFIGMAVAEHDHDHEHDSHGHEVADVEDVRGDFI; encoded by the coding sequence ATGATGCAAGTTTCAAATACGATTAAAACCTTATTACAACTTCTAATACTTTGTTTTTCATTGCAAAGTTTCGCGGTATCAGACACAGCACCTGAAGGAGCGGTAAGTGGTAAGGAGCAGGTAGATGAGTATATTTTACATCACCTTAAGGATTCTCATGATTTTCATTTATTCTCCTATACCAATGATGCTGGAGAAAGAAAGCATGTTGGTTTTCCGCTTCCGGTAATACTTTGGTCAAGCAATGGTTTGGTGACTTTTATGTCATCAGAATTTCATCATGACGATAACGGACACGTAATTGTTGAAAAGAACGGTTCTAAATTTGTAAAACTTCACAGTAAAATTTATGAGTTGGAAGCTGGTGCTTCATCTGTAAATTTTGACGAAGAACATCACGCAACAAATGCGCATAAAGTTTTAGATTTTTCTATTACTAAAAGTGTTGTTGGTATCTTGTTGGTAGGTTTGTTATTGTTGTTTGCATTTTCTTCTTTAGCTAAACAATATACTAAGAAAAGTGTACCAACTGGTTTTGGTAGAGTGTTGGAGCCTCTTGTTTTATATGTTAGAGATGAGATTGCTAGACCTAACATTGGAGAAAAACATTACAGAAGATTTACAGGGTATCTTTTAACGGTATTCTTTTTTATATGGGTGTTGAACTTGTTGGGGCTTACTCCATTTGGGTTCAATGTAACTGGGCAAATAGCGGTTACAGCTTGTTTGGCAATATTTACCTTGATCATATATACGGTTAGCGGTAACAAAGATTACTGGATGCACATTTTGTGGATGCCAGGTGTACCGGTTTTCGTAAAACCAATTTTGGCGATTATAGAATTGGCAGGTGCTTTTATCATTAAGCCTTTTTCATTATTGGTACGTTTGTTCGCAAACATATCTGCAGGGCATATTGTTGTAATGAGCTTAATTGCGATTATGTTTACGCTAAAAGAAAGTTTAGGTGTGGCAGGTGCTACGGGTCTTTCATTGGTTTTATCATTCTTTATCACGCTTATTGAGGTGTTGGTGGCCTTTTTACAGGCATATATTTTTACGGCACTTTCAGCTTTGTTTATAGGTATGGCGGTAGCGGAACATGATCACGACCATGAGCATGATTCTCACGGTCATGAAGTGGCAGATGTAGAGGATGTTAGAGGGGATTTTATTTAA
- the atpH gene encoding ATP synthase F1 subunit delta yields MSESRAALRYAKAILDMAKENKALDAVEKDMRSIATTISDSKELKDVLASPVVSGTSKKSALLEIFKGCNSITEGAITMLVDNKRLGMLNEVALKYIILNEQLKGKNVAYVTTAVPLNAAMEKKILKQVATITGDEVTIKSKIDESIIGGFILRVGDLQYDASVSNKLNNLKREFSNSL; encoded by the coding sequence ATGAGCGAATCTAGAGCTGCATTACGTTACGCAAAGGCAATATTGGACATGGCCAAGGAAAACAAAGCCTTGGATGCTGTTGAGAAAGATATGCGTTCAATCGCCACTACTATTTCAGATAGTAAAGAATTAAAAGATGTATTGGCAAGTCCGGTGGTTTCCGGTACTTCTAAAAAGAGTGCATTACTTGAAATTTTCAAAGGATGTAATTCAATTACGGAAGGCGCTATAACAATGTTGGTAGACAACAAGCGTTTAGGTATGTTAAATGAGGTAGCCTTAAAATACATTATCCTAAATGAGCAATTAAAAGGTAAGAATGTTGCTTACGTAACAACCGCTGTACCTTTAAATGCCGCGATGGAGAAAAAAATATTAAAGCAGGTTGCTACTATTACTGGTGATGAGGTTACCATTAAAAGTAAAATTGACGAAAGTATTATTGGAGGTTTCATCTTAAGAGTTGGAGATTTACAGTATGATGCTAGCGTAAGCAACAAGCTTAATAACTTAAAAAGAGAATTTTCAAATAGTCTATAA
- a CDS encoding bactofilin family protein, producing MFSDRQKPKAMNEIGGQPNRIEKNTKIKGDIISEADFRIDGKLDGNVKTSGKVVIGKDGYIHGKVECVNADIEGSFNGELLVSDLLSLKSSAVIEGTVSVSKLAVEPGATFNASCNMGGKKGGSNPAGFKAPNNGAAKAS from the coding sequence ATGTTTTCAGACAGACAAAAACCTAAAGCTATGAATGAAATAGGAGGACAACCCAACAGAATAGAGAAGAATACCAAAATCAAAGGAGATATCATCTCAGAAGCAGATTTTCGTATAGATGGAAAGTTAGATGGTAATGTAAAAACCTCTGGCAAAGTGGTCATTGGCAAAGACGGCTATATTCATGGTAAAGTAGAATGTGTAAATGCAGATATAGAAGGTAGTTTTAATGGCGAATTATTGGTATCTGATCTGTTATCCTTAAAATCATCTGCTGTAATAGAAGGTACGGTATCTGTAAGTAAGCTGGCAGTAGAACCAGGTGCTACTTTTAATGCTTCTTGTAACATGGGCGGTAAAAAAGGAGGAAGTAACCCTGCAGGTTTTAAAGCACCGAACAATGGAGCCGCAAAAGCCTCGTAA
- a CDS encoding TCR/Tet family MFS transporter, giving the protein MKSNKTALLFIFITILVDVIGIGIILPIIPDLIMELTGEGNHMAIIYGMWLTTAFAGMQFLFSPVLGEISDKYGRRPILLIALLGLSIDYLIHAWAPSIVWLFLGRFLAGITGASFTVASAYIADVSTKENKAKNFGLIGAAFGIGFIIGPGIGGFFGEIDIRLPFYIAAGLTFANFLFGYFFVPESLTMENRRQINYAKMIPGVSLFALRNYKGILLLISAFFLANLAGQALPSTWSYYGIERYDWNPRQIGLSLMVVGLLVAVVQGFLVGKLVTKFGKRKVIIYGFLLWTVGMFLFSFAHEPWMLYAFLIPYALGGIAGPTVQGVISNQVSEKEQGILQGSITGLVSITAILGQFIFAPVFYYFIRPETSIYFPGAPYALAAVLLLIAFILATTAIKRMDVEPE; this is encoded by the coding sequence ATGAAATCCAATAAAACCGCCTTACTTTTTATATTCATAACTATTCTTGTTGATGTCATTGGCATTGGTATAATTCTACCAATTATCCCTGATTTGATTATGGAATTAACGGGTGAAGGCAATCATATGGCTATTATCTATGGTATGTGGTTAACAACGGCTTTTGCAGGTATGCAATTTCTGTTTTCGCCTGTATTGGGTGAAATATCCGATAAATATGGTAGACGTCCCATATTGCTTATCGCCTTGTTAGGGTTAAGTATAGACTATTTAATCCACGCTTGGGCACCTTCTATTGTTTGGTTGTTTTTGGGTAGGTTTTTAGCGGGAATTACTGGTGCAAGTTTTACCGTGGCATCCGCCTATATTGCTGATGTAAGTACCAAAGAAAACAAAGCAAAGAACTTCGGATTAATAGGTGCTGCATTCGGAATAGGTTTTATTATAGGTCCGGGTATAGGTGGTTTTTTTGGTGAAATAGATATACGTTTGCCTTTTTATATAGCTGCAGGGTTAACATTTGCAAACTTTTTGTTCGGATATTTCTTTGTTCCAGAATCATTGACCATGGAGAACAGAAGACAAATTAACTATGCAAAGATGATTCCTGGGGTTTCATTGTTCGCATTGCGCAATTATAAGGGAATTCTACTGTTGATTTCTGCATTTTTCTTGGCAAACCTTGCTGGTCAGGCATTACCTTCTACATGGTCTTATTACGGGATAGAACGGTATGATTGGAACCCGAGACAAATAGGATTGTCTCTTATGGTAGTTGGCTTATTGGTTGCCGTTGTTCAAGGGTTTTTGGTTGGTAAATTAGTGACAAAATTTGGAAAACGTAAGGTTATCATCTATGGCTTTTTATTGTGGACAGTGGGTATGTTCTTGTTTTCTTTTGCCCATGAACCTTGGATGCTGTATGCATTCTTGATTCCATATGCATTGGGTGGTATTGCCGGACCTACCGTACAAGGTGTTATTTCTAATCAAGTATCGGAAAAAGAGCAGGGAATTTTACAGGGCTCTATAACCGGTCTGGTTAGCATAACGGCCATTTTAGGGCAATTTATATTTGCGCCCGTATTTTATTATTTTATTAGGCCTGAGACTTCAATTTATTTTCCTGGCGCTCCATATGCCCTTGCCGCGGTTCTTCTCTTAATTGCCTTTATTTTGGCTACAACGGCTATAAAAAGGATGGATGTAGAACCAGAATAA
- a CDS encoding alpha/beta fold hydrolase, which translates to MKTIKLLVFALFFISSFSITAQDNPFKVEVIGKGEPILLFPGFACTGDVWEASVAELSKDYECHVFTFAGFGDVPAIEKPWLPKIKDELVKYISSNKLDNAVLLGHSLGGALALWMATENSAFKELIIIDALPSTGALMMPNFKSEYMVYDSPYNKKVMGMNDKDFESMVSQMASGMALDASNQEIIKDWMIKADRETYVYGYTDLLKLDLRNDLSKIDIPVTILAATEPYGIEMAKTTYNSQYKTLKEYNLEFAMGSSHFIMFDQPDWFIENVLKALED; encoded by the coding sequence ATGAAAACAATTAAATTATTAGTATTCGCATTATTTTTTATTTCCTCCTTTTCAATAACTGCTCAAGACAACCCTTTTAAAGTTGAAGTCATTGGTAAAGGTGAACCAATACTTTTATTTCCGGGCTTTGCCTGTACTGGTGATGTTTGGGAAGCTTCCGTTGCTGAGCTATCTAAAGATTATGAATGTCATGTATTTACGTTTGCCGGTTTTGGCGATGTGCCCGCTATAGAAAAACCTTGGCTACCAAAAATTAAAGATGAATTGGTTAAGTATATTTCTAGTAACAAATTAGATAATGCTGTTCTGCTTGGGCACAGTTTAGGCGGTGCATTAGCACTTTGGATGGCTACAGAAAATAGTGCTTTTAAAGAATTGATCATAATTGATGCTTTGCCCTCAACCGGTGCTTTAATGATGCCTAACTTTAAAAGTGAATATATGGTTTATGATTCACCTTATAATAAGAAAGTAATGGGCATGAACGATAAGGATTTTGAGTCTATGGTCAGTCAAATGGCAAGCGGAATGGCTTTAGATGCATCAAACCAAGAAATAATAAAAGATTGGATGATAAAAGCTGATCGAGAAACATATGTCTATGGTTATACTGATTTATTGAAATTGGATTTGCGTAACGACCTTTCTAAAATTGATATACCTGTAACCATTTTAGCGGCAACTGAACCTTATGGGATAGAAATGGCTAAAACCACATATAATAGTCAGTATAAAACCCTTAAAGAATATAACTTGGAATTTGCCATGGGATCTTCGCACTTTATAATGTTTGATCAACCAGATTGGTTCATTGAAAATGTACTTAAAGCATTAGAGGATTAA